The Chryseobacterium glaciei DNA window TACTTTTATTCTATTCATGTTTGTTCCGGGGTTTTTTATTGGAGAATGTGGACAGATAAGACAGAATTTAGGGGTTTTTATGGTGTATTTTGCGGTGAGATTTATAAAAGAGAAAAAACTCATCTATTATCTATTATGTATTTATCTGGCGGGAGGAATTCACAATGTATGTTATGCATTTTTACCGATGTATTGGGTTGCTCGTATTCCTGTAAATAAGGGAATTATGCTTGGAGCGATCTTGGTTTCTATAATAATGTCCCCATTTGAAGTGTATAGGGTCTTTGGTAGTTTTCTAGATGGTTTGGCTTCGGATAGTGTGGTTGTCGGTGGTTTTAATGCCTATATGGAAGAAACAGCTGAAAGGCTTAATGGAGGAATTGGTATTCCAGAAGTTATGACGGCGATTCTTACCTTTTTCCTGTTTTTCTTTGATACTAAAATGGTGGAAAAGTATCCGTATTATGAATATCATAGGAATTATGCGCTTGTAGGAATCTGCTTTTACTTTATATTCAGAAATAACCCTGTCTTTTCATCCAGATTGGTGGGAGCTTTTACTGGTTTTGGA harbors:
- a CDS encoding EpsG family protein is translated as MSLLHPYFLIIIVFLIIFSYQEVFRQKVDRKYLYFLGIFMVLVAGLRNEVGADYGSYRGIYVYSDTVDYISIIFKGLHLDSPQPVVVEWLYVLINKLLLNVFNAPYYMLTLVIASLAVFFKMQYVEDNTFYPFTFILFMFVPGFFIGECGQIRQNLGVFMVYFAVRFIKEKKLIYYLLCIYLAGGIHNVCYAFLPMYWVARIPVNKGIMLGAILVSIIMSPFEVYRVFGSFLDGLASDSVVVGGFNAYMEETAERLNGGIGIPEVMTAILTFFLFFFDTKMVEKYPYYEYHRNYALVGICFYFIFRNNPVFSSRLVGAFTGFGFIIIPNAMYVVSKSTKTAIYSFIIALFIFNFVVFSSFRNIIAGRFTIDLYHNFLLP